The uncultured Desulfobulbus sp. genome window below encodes:
- a CDS encoding FprA family A-type flavoprotein, whose product MNIKQVMDDIYRLSVNIEDKDYLFEGIWPIPHGISINGYLIKGEKNVLIDLTQDIFNFPQEFTNQLGGATLNIEDIDILVVNHMEPDHSGWLREFCKKNSKAVIYCTKKAIPLLEAFADVATDRAIAITDGQILEVGDYELQFFETPNIHWPETMMTYERKRNILFACDAFGSYGSIDENAIFDDQLSSEKHKFFEEEALRYYANIVATFSPFVLKGLTKLGGLDIKVICPSHGIIWRNDPSVIIEHYKRYAEYAKGPAEREVTVIWSSMYGNTKQVLNMVIETIRKRNIPVHVFQVPGDEIGYILASAWKSAGLIFGMPTYEYKMFPPMAHVVEELQVKKVTNKKVFRFGSYGWVGGAQKDFDNKTEKSGWDKLGSYEWQGAPTEEDQAAMQKAVEEYCDALIEFTK is encoded by the coding sequence ATGAATATCAAACAGGTGATGGACGACATCTACCGCCTTTCCGTCAATATAGAAGACAAAGATTATCTTTTTGAGGGTATTTGGCCCATTCCTCACGGTATCTCTATTAATGGCTACCTGATCAAGGGCGAGAAAAACGTCCTGATCGACCTGACCCAGGATATTTTTAACTTTCCCCAGGAGTTCACCAATCAGTTGGGTGGGGCCACCCTGAATATTGAAGACATTGATATTCTGGTAGTAAACCACATGGAGCCGGATCACTCGGGCTGGTTGCGCGAGTTCTGTAAGAAAAACAGCAAGGCTGTGATCTACTGCACCAAGAAAGCTATTCCCCTGCTCGAGGCCTTTGCCGATGTGGCGACTGATCGCGCTATTGCCATCACCGATGGTCAGATTCTTGAAGTTGGTGATTACGAGCTGCAGTTCTTCGAGACGCCCAATATTCATTGGCCCGAGACCATGATGACCTATGAGCGCAAGCGTAATATCCTCTTTGCCTGCGATGCCTTTGGCTCCTACGGCAGCATCGATGAAAACGCCATTTTTGACGATCAGCTCTCCTCAGAAAAACACAAATTTTTCGAAGAAGAGGCCCTGCGCTACTACGCCAACATCGTGGCCACCTTCTCTCCCTTTGTTCTCAAGGGGCTGACCAAACTCGGCGGACTGGATATCAAGGTCATTTGCCCTTCACATGGTATTATTTGGCGTAACGATCCCTCAGTGATCATTGAGCATTACAAACGCTACGCCGAGTATGCCAAAGGCCCGGCCGAGCGTGAGGTCACCGTTATCTGGAGCTCCATGTATGGCAACACCAAGCAGGTGCTTAACATGGTGATCGAAACTATTCGCAAACGCAACATTCCGGTACACGTATTCCAGGTGCCCGGTGATGAGATTGGCTATATCCTGGCCAGCGCCTGGAAATCAGCTGGTCTGATTTTCGGCATGCCCACCTACGAGTACAAGATGTTCCCGCCCATGGCCCATGTAGTTGAGGAACTGCAGGTGAAAAAGGTCACCAATAAAAAGGTGTTCCGCTTCGGCTCCTACGGCTGGGTCGGTGGTGCTCAGAAAGATTTTGATAACAAAACCGAAAAATCTGGATGGGATAAACTGGGATCCTATGAGTGGCAGGGTGCTCCCACCGAGGAAGATCAGGCTGCCATGCAAAAGGCGGTTGAAGAGTACTGTGATGCGCTGATAGAGTTTACCAAATAA
- a CDS encoding heavy metal translocating P-type ATPase has protein sequence MTSRTSVDGQKIQIFTVEDMTCPHCQGRVEEAARSVDGVQEATVDLDAGTLRVAGGNPGKILQAVIDAGYPARLQVEPVESCPLAETTEQQHAAPLEAGQEYELQVEDMHCASCVARVEKAILGVEGVASAEVNLVEKRAAVQGGNPEMVVRAVTEAGYDVNLQQAKTQEDFYLRFTPWPDAKDLEEVQEILLSRDGQAQLETEPQRLLVRTSSLHPADVVILLTDAGYQVTVEETYTDPGLTQAEETRREIRRSWQRAAVAAVVGFGLMTAHMGGLLPHLQENRLLWAFLAILCLATMVFSGRNYFIGAWKQARHGAANMDTLVAMGTGAAWLSSVLVIAKPDFIPGAADHLYLDASVMILAFLQLGHALETRAKRTTSEAISALVGLRARNARVVRGSSRVDIPVSLLQLGDLVQVKPGEKVPIDGEIVEGQTSIDESMLTGEPIAVSRRVGDAVTGGTMNRSGAFVLAVTRLGEDTTLARIIAMVKKAQMSKPPIGRLVDKIAGVFVPIVIGISCLTFVGWWMFATTLPLAHGLTAAIAVLVIACPCALGLATPIAIMVGTSRAAQCNVLIRNSEGLQTASRLTHVVVDKTGTLTEGKPAVTQIVPVAGVNERQILAWAASLESGSEHPLAEAVLQAWNREEGELDAVDNFTAVPGRGVAADIGGQRFFLGNHHFMQEQGLALPRELTQKAELEADKGGTPVWLARTGEVLGLLILRDPLRADSVQAIAALKRQKIHVVMCSGDNAATANAVAREVGITEVHSEILPEEKLSVIQALQAKGHRVGMVGDGVNDAPALAQADTGFALGSGTDVAIENADITLTGDSLMLVSDAIAISTATLGNIRQNLFGAFIYNVIGIPLAAGLLYPFTGWQLEPMFASAAMALSSVTVVTNANRLRFFRP, from the coding sequence ATGACTTCTCGTACTTCAGTTGATGGTCAGAAAATCCAAATATTTACTGTTGAGGATATGACCTGTCCCCATTGTCAGGGGCGGGTTGAGGAAGCTGCCCGCTCCGTTGACGGTGTGCAGGAAGCTACTGTTGACCTTGATGCGGGCACCTTGCGCGTCGCTGGTGGTAATCCTGGAAAAATTCTTCAGGCAGTGATTGATGCCGGTTATCCGGCCAGGCTCCAGGTGGAACCTGTTGAGTCTTGTCCTCTTGCGGAGACAACAGAGCAGCAGCACGCTGCCCCCCTTGAGGCAGGCCAAGAGTATGAGCTGCAGGTTGAAGATATGCACTGTGCCAGCTGTGTTGCCCGTGTGGAAAAGGCCATTCTCGGCGTTGAGGGCGTGGCATCGGCAGAGGTGAATCTCGTGGAGAAGCGCGCCGCTGTCCAAGGCGGTAATCCAGAAATGGTCGTCCGTGCGGTTACGGAGGCAGGCTATGACGTAAACCTGCAGCAAGCCAAGACCCAAGAAGATTTTTATCTTCGATTTACCCCCTGGCCGGACGCCAAGGACCTGGAAGAGGTCCAGGAAATCCTTCTGAGCAGAGATGGGCAGGCCCAACTCGAGACCGAACCGCAACGACTGCTGGTACGCACCTCCAGTCTGCACCCTGCAGATGTGGTGATTCTGCTGACAGATGCTGGATATCAGGTGACTGTGGAGGAAACCTATACCGATCCCGGTCTCACCCAGGCAGAAGAAACCCGGCGTGAAATTCGTCGTTCTTGGCAGCGGGCCGCAGTGGCGGCTGTTGTCGGATTTGGCCTCATGACTGCCCATATGGGAGGGCTCTTGCCGCATCTGCAGGAGAATCGTCTCCTCTGGGCTTTCCTGGCAATCCTTTGCCTGGCAACGATGGTGTTCAGCGGACGGAATTATTTTATAGGAGCCTGGAAGCAGGCCCGTCATGGGGCTGCCAATATGGATACCCTGGTGGCCATGGGCACGGGGGCGGCCTGGCTTTCTTCGGTGCTGGTGATTGCCAAACCTGACTTTATTCCCGGGGCAGCCGATCATCTTTACCTGGATGCCTCGGTGATGATTCTTGCCTTTCTCCAATTGGGGCATGCCCTGGAGACCCGTGCCAAACGGACCACCAGCGAGGCGATCAGTGCTCTGGTTGGTTTGCGCGCCCGCAACGCCCGTGTGGTCCGTGGCTCCTCCCGCGTGGATATTCCGGTTTCTCTTTTACAGCTTGGTGATCTGGTGCAGGTCAAACCAGGGGAAAAGGTGCCCATTGATGGGGAAATCGTTGAGGGGCAAACCAGTATTGACGAGTCCATGCTCACCGGAGAGCCCATCGCCGTCAGCCGCCGGGTAGGAGACGCCGTCACCGGGGGCACCATGAACCGTTCCGGTGCCTTTGTACTTGCTGTTACAAGGCTCGGCGAGGACACCACCCTGGCGCGTATCATTGCCATGGTGAAGAAGGCCCAGATGAGTAAACCTCCCATCGGCCGCTTGGTGGATAAAATCGCAGGGGTCTTTGTGCCAATTGTTATCGGGATCAGTTGCCTTACCTTTGTAGGTTGGTGGATGTTTGCGACGACTCTTCCCCTGGCCCATGGGCTCACCGCTGCCATTGCGGTGTTGGTCATTGCCTGCCCCTGCGCGCTGGGCCTGGCGACTCCCATCGCTATTATGGTGGGGACGAGCCGAGCCGCCCAGTGCAATGTCCTGATTCGCAATTCGGAAGGCTTGCAGACTGCCTCAAGATTGACCCATGTGGTGGTCGATAAGACCGGAACCCTCACCGAGGGAAAACCTGCGGTTACCCAGATTGTTCCGGTTGCTGGCGTCAATGAACGGCAAATCCTGGCCTGGGCGGCCAGTTTAGAGAGTGGTTCTGAGCATCCGCTGGCCGAGGCGGTGTTGCAGGCCTGGAACCGAGAAGAGGGAGAGCTGGATGCAGTTGATAACTTTACCGCTGTTCCCGGTCGGGGTGTTGCGGCGGATATTGGTGGCCAACGCTTCTTTTTAGGGAACCATCACTTTATGCAGGAGCAGGGGCTTGCTCTGCCCAGGGAGCTTACCCAGAAGGCTGAGCTGGAAGCGGATAAGGGCGGAACCCCTGTCTGGCTTGCCCGCACCGGCGAGGTCCTGGGGCTGCTGATTCTGCGCGACCCGCTCCGTGCCGACTCGGTCCAGGCGATTGCTGCCCTGAAAAGACAAAAGATACATGTTGTCATGTGTAGCGGTGATAACGCGGCAACAGCCAATGCAGTGGCCCGTGAAGTGGGCATTACCGAGGTTCATAGCGAGATTCTTCCCGAGGAAAAACTCTCGGTTATTCAGGCGTTGCAGGCTAAAGGGCATCGTGTGGGCATGGTAGGTGATGGCGTCAACGATGCTCCAGCGCTTGCCCAGGCAGATACGGGTTTTGCCTTGGGTAGTGGCACCGATGTGGCCATTGAGAATGCGGATATCACCCTGACCGGTGATTCGCTCATGCTGGTGAGCGATGCCATCGCCATCTCAACGGCAACGCTTGGTAATATTCGGCAAAATCTGTTTGGTGCCTTCATTTACAACGTAATTGGTATTCCCTTGGCTGCGGGATTGTTGTATCCTTTCACCGGCTGGCAACTGGAACCCATGTTTGCCAGTGCAGCCATGGCACTCTCCTCGGTTACTGTGGTGACCAACGCCAACAGACTGCGTTTTTTCCGTCCTTAA
- a CDS encoding PEP-CTERM sorting domain-containing protein, giving the protein MKKILQVAALLTAGAVLPSVSNAMTIGYFDTSRELYGFDGASYLSQAKQYLVDQGHTLVNTNSVDAAFLSGVDAFYTGLIGTVSQAEIAAMKYFVDVQGGFLFIQTDWTPGSWTNAANDILSNWGISHSGNYANDSNHSVVGSTDWVGGVGTFIGSAHSVVTQAPNTFEVLAVDDLQQTILGVFDAGGGRSSDVLISTDINMWDNSVGWNNANNQQLWANIWQNVETETGGNNPVPEPTTLLLFGVGLAGLTAIGRKRK; this is encoded by the coding sequence ATGAAAAAAATATTACAAGTTGCCGCACTATTAACTGCAGGAGCCGTGTTGCCTTCAGTGAGCAATGCAATGACAATTGGTTATTTTGATACCTCTCGAGAGCTCTATGGGTTTGATGGGGCCAGTTACTTGAGCCAGGCGAAGCAGTACCTTGTTGATCAGGGGCATACGCTGGTGAACACGAACTCCGTTGATGCCGCATTTCTCTCCGGTGTTGATGCCTTTTATACAGGGTTAATCGGTACCGTTTCCCAGGCAGAAATCGCAGCAATGAAATATTTTGTTGACGTGCAGGGGGGCTTTCTCTTTATTCAGACGGATTGGACCCCTGGGAGTTGGACAAATGCAGCCAATGATATCCTCAGTAATTGGGGAATCAGCCATTCTGGCAATTATGCGAATGATTCCAACCATAGTGTGGTAGGATCTACGGACTGGGTCGGTGGTGTTGGCACATTCATTGGATCTGCTCACAGTGTGGTCACTCAGGCTCCCAATACCTTTGAAGTACTGGCGGTTGATGATCTGCAGCAGACCATCCTCGGTGTTTTTGATGCTGGTGGCGGCCGCTCAAGCGATGTGCTTATTTCCACCGATATCAATATGTGGGATAATTCAGTTGGCTGGAACAACGCCAATAACCAGCAGCTATGGGCCAATATCTGGCAAAATGTTGAGACGGAGACAGGGGGGAATAATCCTGTGCCCGAACCAACAACCCTCCTGCTTTTTGGAGTCGGTTTGGCTGGTTTGACCGCAATTGGCCGTAAAAGGAAGTAA
- a CDS encoding PEP/pyruvate-binding domain-containing protein: MSNESCPLPLVSDALKANLRETAAPAVINPAYELLRDVVSRYQGILGKLDALLYEIGHPYRNWKLIIPELRAFVLKNCNHYRDHEQGPKAFSLFMSIFFDALKDSSRNDWLLQRILEAMLAYADKLILTMDSPTLFRFEGAFSEFFSRLAGLDEREPQVMLSMVQGHHPVRKMAQKVIALRRQQPDLSYDVQALSLLMRAILVRNYEYWLSEEDPLPWFEKKCGEYCQQWDGKSLLQGISHARIEECLQMLASIDFEADYQGALEKILTLPNHMDLVRLYKEIPAKMVVLESLDEQAAHFIENRKLLFLFRIMETKGLTLIHEETLREINRSLVQLIRKQSFEEIEQFFVTTFHLLKANVRRYPHTSLQCIQVIGNEVFKRGNSRLVEAFLWETVRFGFQYASVRGVDEDWQPIANPAHLTNIRVWLHLIAQEPKWCSTLFSALIINLHLSGTCVRDTDLFQRDITELLNHPIGPIYNLAKQFTKLMPVFFNEIGAEGELRDVSTELDEIHKRKDVLIHFLRKQSHVESSNLIVGFIEAIFTFWITLDKAYLRDYLPEEVLQQIQTNGPYVDDQHRLAGRIKQELRFNRMVQILDWPENERQEFLDRQTDLSEVERRRFSLLVRMYKLLHQKYNLSLPEIHLQLRHAIGNGFPELANLLEVLEEDDPIRCLEALFDELEHLQRVILSPEKFEPKEEIYYKRHIAVDIPSVYGRYSERKFDALGLTFRLESLANIYLEKLFATVNLNFITQATFIRILKCLRLFSRALQVDGISSRRLDTYISLLATSIGIRRFSYTQHLDIMRGLSEGVKDIIYAYYTNIHQNNLSIIVPQLGKDNLLIKYHSSWNEKNMPETVLRISEMFFRDLISTTFGLQHLDNFIGQVIATLEAQKDILDESTLDLLMTYNPKKAISSLHDENLRTHDLIHLGNKGFNLVLLTRDNMPVPPAFIITTEVFRCYRAIRKFDRARDEYMRRVRAAVTGLEQLTGRVFGSPDRPLLLSVRSGAAISMPGVMSTIHNVGANVDLLEEFVVNHPEANYFAWDNFRRFQQSWGMANGMEREDFQELMNAHKERHDILYKRDFTPEQMRELALSYRQAVLSRGVGIPEDPWEQLVGAVDMVFDSWHTPKAEEYRHLMGVSDDWGTAVIVQSMIFGNVSLQAGSGVLFTAHPYRKVRRVALWGDYAIGDQGEDIVSGLVTSHPISVEQAELDGRDEKKSLELRFPQIYKRLLEISRELVYDKEWNPQEIEFTFEGPEADQLYMLQTRDMITIKKKEHLTVFVDSDHAHKAILAKGIGVSGSAMSGKAVFTEDNINMLRQREPDTPLILIRRDTVPEDIREISLADGLVTSRGGQTSHASVMATRLEKTCVVGCRDMQVNETEEYADINGTRITFGTPIAIDGRHGLLIEGNYPLREEVHILPL; the protein is encoded by the coding sequence ATTTTAGGTAAGCTCGACGCGCTCCTCTATGAGATAGGGCACCCCTACCGCAACTGGAAACTGATCATCCCCGAACTGCGAGCCTTTGTCCTCAAAAACTGCAATCATTACCGCGACCACGAGCAGGGGCCGAAGGCCTTCTCCCTGTTTATGTCCATCTTCTTTGATGCACTCAAAGATTCCAGCCGCAACGACTGGCTCCTGCAGCGCATTCTCGAGGCCATGCTGGCCTATGCCGACAAGCTGATCCTCACCATGGACAGCCCGACTCTCTTTCGATTTGAAGGGGCTTTCTCCGAATTCTTTTCACGCCTTGCAGGCCTGGATGAACGTGAGCCCCAGGTGATGCTTTCCATGGTCCAGGGGCACCACCCGGTGCGGAAGATGGCGCAAAAGGTGATCGCCCTGAGAAGGCAGCAGCCTGATCTTTCCTATGATGTGCAGGCGCTCTCCCTGTTGATGCGTGCCATTCTGGTGCGCAACTATGAGTACTGGCTCTCAGAAGAAGATCCCTTACCCTGGTTTGAGAAAAAATGCGGCGAGTACTGTCAACAGTGGGATGGCAAGTCCCTTTTGCAGGGGATCTCGCATGCCCGCATTGAGGAATGTTTGCAGATGCTTGCTTCGATCGATTTCGAGGCGGATTACCAGGGTGCTCTGGAAAAAATTCTCACCCTGCCCAACCACATGGATCTGGTCCGCCTGTATAAGGAGATTCCTGCCAAGATGGTGGTGCTGGAATCTCTGGATGAGCAGGCTGCCCACTTTATCGAGAACCGCAAACTGCTCTTTCTCTTCCGTATCATGGAGACCAAGGGACTCACTTTGATCCATGAGGAAACCCTGCGGGAGATCAACCGTTCATTGGTTCAGCTCATTCGCAAGCAGAGCTTTGAAGAGATCGAGCAGTTCTTTGTGACCACCTTTCATCTGCTCAAGGCCAATGTGCGGCGCTACCCGCACACCTCTCTCCAGTGTATTCAGGTGATCGGTAACGAGGTCTTCAAACGGGGCAATTCCCGCCTGGTTGAGGCCTTTTTGTGGGAAACCGTACGCTTTGGCTTTCAGTACGCAAGTGTTCGCGGTGTGGATGAGGACTGGCAGCCCATTGCCAACCCGGCCCATCTCACCAACATTCGTGTCTGGCTCCATCTCATCGCCCAGGAGCCCAAATGGTGTTCGACCCTGTTCTCGGCCCTGATTATTAACCTTCATCTCTCTGGGACCTGTGTCCGCGATACCGACCTCTTTCAGCGGGATATCACCGAGCTGCTCAACCATCCCATTGGTCCCATTTACAATCTGGCCAAGCAGTTCACCAAGCTCATGCCGGTCTTTTTTAACGAGATCGGGGCCGAGGGAGAGTTGCGCGATGTCTCCACCGAGCTCGATGAGATCCATAAGCGTAAGGATGTGCTGATCCATTTTCTGCGGAAGCAGTCCCATGTGGAGTCCAGCAATCTGATCGTTGGGTTTATTGAGGCTATCTTCACCTTCTGGATCACTCTCGATAAGGCCTACCTTCGCGATTACCTCCCTGAAGAGGTCCTGCAGCAGATACAGACCAACGGTCCCTATGTCGATGATCAACATCGCCTGGCGGGTCGCATCAAACAAGAGCTGCGCTTCAATCGCATGGTCCAGATCCTTGACTGGCCCGAAAATGAGCGACAGGAGTTTCTTGATCGTCAGACCGATCTTTCCGAGGTGGAACGACGACGGTTCTCCCTGCTGGTGCGAATGTATAAACTGCTCCATCAAAAGTACAACCTGAGCCTGCCGGAGATCCATCTCCAGCTGCGGCATGCCATTGGTAATGGTTTTCCGGAACTGGCCAACCTGCTCGAGGTCTTGGAAGAGGATGACCCCATCCGCTGCCTGGAAGCACTCTTTGATGAGCTGGAGCATCTGCAGCGGGTGATTCTCAGTCCGGAAAAATTCGAGCCCAAAGAGGAAATCTATTACAAACGGCATATCGCCGTGGATATCCCTTCGGTCTATGGCCGCTATTCCGAGCGCAAGTTCGATGCCCTGGGGCTCACCTTCCGCCTGGAGAGCCTGGCCAACATCTACCTGGAAAAACTTTTTGCCACGGTCAATCTCAACTTCATTACCCAGGCGACCTTCATCCGTATTCTCAAGTGTTTACGGCTTTTCAGCCGGGCGCTCCAGGTGGATGGTATCTCCAGTCGAAGGCTCGATACCTATATCAGCCTGCTGGCGACCTCGATCGGTATTCGCCGTTTCTCCTATACCCAGCACCTAGATATCATGCGTGGGCTTTCCGAGGGCGTTAAAGACATCATTTACGCCTACTACACCAATATTCATCAGAACAACCTTTCCATCATTGTGCCCCAACTGGGCAAGGACAATCTGCTGATCAAGTACCATAGCTCCTGGAACGAGAAGAATATGCCGGAGACAGTGCTCCGTATCTCAGAGATGTTTTTCCGGGACCTGATCTCCACCACCTTTGGTTTGCAGCATCTGGATAACTTCATCGGCCAGGTCATTGCCACCCTTGAGGCGCAGAAGGATATTCTGGATGAGTCCACCCTGGACCTGCTCATGACCTATAATCCCAAAAAGGCCATCAGTAGTCTCCATGACGAGAACCTGCGCACCCATGACCTGATCCATCTGGGCAATAAGGGGTTTAATCTCGTTCTGCTCACCCGGGATAATATGCCGGTGCCACCTGCCTTTATTATCACCACCGAGGTCTTCCGCTGTTACCGGGCCATTCGCAAATTCGACCGGGCTCGCGACGAGTATATGCGCCGGGTGCGGGCGGCGGTCACTGGCCTTGAACAATTGACCGGACGGGTCTTTGGTTCACCGGATCGGCCTCTGTTACTTTCGGTGCGTAGTGGTGCTGCCATCTCCATGCCCGGTGTGATGTCGACCATTCACAATGTCGGGGCCAATGTGGATTTGCTTGAGGAGTTTGTGGTCAATCATCCCGAGGCCAACTATTTTGCCTGGGATAATTTTAGGCGTTTCCAGCAATCCTGGGGCATGGCCAACGGCATGGAGCGTGAGGATTTTCAGGAGTTGATGAATGCTCATAAGGAGCGGCATGACATTCTCTACAAACGCGATTTTACCCCTGAGCAGATGCGGGAGCTGGCGCTCAGTTATCGGCAGGCGGTGTTAAGCCGTGGGGTCGGTATCCCCGAGGATCCCTGGGAGCAGTTGGTGGGGGCGGTGGATATGGTTTTTGACTCCTGGCATACGCCCAAGGCAGAGGAATATCGCCATTTGATGGGTGTCTCCGATGACTGGGGTACGGCGGTTATTGTCCAGTCCATGATCTTTGGCAATGTGAGTCTGCAGGCTGGAAGCGGCGTTCTCTTTACCGCCCACCCTTACCGCAAGGTGCGGCGGGTGGCGCTCTGGGGCGATTATGCCATTGGCGATCAGGGGGAAGATATTGTCTCCGGTCTGGTGACCAGCCATCCCATCTCAGTGGAGCAGGCCGAGCTTGATGGTCGTGATGAGAAGAAGAGTCTTGAGCTGCGTTTTCCCCAGATTTACAAGCGCCTGCTGGAAATCAGCCGGGAGCTTGTCTATGATAAGGAATGGAATCCCCAGGAGATCGAATTCACCTTTGAAGGGCCTGAAGCGGATCAGCTTTATATGCTCCAGACCCGTGATATGATCACCATCAAGAAGAAGGAGCATCTCACCGTCTTTGTCGATTCGGATCATGCACATAAAGCAATTTTAGCCAAGGGCATTGGCGTTTCCGGTTCAGCCATGTCGGGCAAGGCGGTTTTCACCGAAGATAATATCAACATGCTGCGTCAGCGGGAGCCAGACACGCCTCTCATTCTTATTCGCCGAGATACGGTGCCTGAGGATATACGCGAGATTTCGCTAGCCGATGGGTTGGTGACCTCGCGTGGAGGTCAGACCTCGCATGCCTCGGTCATGGCCACCCGTTTGGAAAAGACCTGTGTCGTTGGCTGTCGTGACATGCAGGTCAATGAGACCGAAGAGTATGCAGATATCAATGGGACTCGCATCACCTTCGGTACCCCCATTGCCATTGATGGACGACATGGATTACTCATTGAAGGGAACTATCCGTTGCGCGAGGAAGTGCATATTCTGCCTCTCTAA
- a CDS encoding YkgJ family cysteine cluster protein — MFLHHLSAQVMGLYAELDAQVALFRSVSGLQCPAGCGTCCQSSKVEATVLELIPLAIRLMGSDTCDQLLGYLSQTENRSGTCLLCDPKGDKGHCSVYEHRGIVCRLFGFAGNRDRQQLPQLAACRVMRAEEPALFPRAAALLELEPGLLPLFSEWGMRLTAIDPALGTRRLPINEALYEALVKVESMRLYMGTVNLETETSEETGLLEDGLESHGPFPGEFGDETGTGGVQ, encoded by the coding sequence ATGTTTCTTCATCACTTGAGTGCCCAGGTAATGGGCCTGTATGCGGAGCTGGACGCGCAAGTCGCCCTGTTCCGTTCTGTTTCCGGTCTCCAGTGCCCCGCAGGTTGTGGGACCTGCTGCCAGTCTTCCAAGGTGGAGGCAACGGTGCTTGAACTGATCCCCCTGGCAATCCGTCTTATGGGGAGCGATACCTGTGATCAGTTGCTTGGGTACCTCTCTCAAACGGAAAATCGAAGCGGCACCTGTCTGCTCTGCGATCCTAAAGGGGACAAGGGGCATTGCAGTGTCTATGAGCATCGGGGGATTGTCTGCCGACTCTTTGGCTTTGCAGGCAATCGTGACCGGCAGCAGCTCCCCCAACTGGCTGCGTGCAGGGTGATGCGGGCGGAGGAACCGGCTCTTTTCCCACGTGCTGCGGCCTTACTGGAGTTGGAGCCCGGTCTGCTGCCCCTGTTCAGTGAATGGGGCATGCGGCTGACGGCCATTGATCCCGCACTTGGAACCCGGCGTCTCCCAATCAACGAGGCCCTCTATGAGGCGCTTGTCAAGGTCGAGTCCATGCGCCTTTATATGGGGACAGTCAATCTGGAGACAGAGACGTCTGAGGAGACCGGGTTACTTGAAGATGGTCTCGAGTCCCATGGCCCTTTTCCTGGCGAATTTGGGGATGAGACCGGGACGGGAGGCGTGCAGTAA
- a CDS encoding DUF6691 family protein, with translation MELIMGLVTGVIFGFLLQKGEVLRFEKQLGFMLLRDMTIIKFMFSAVLVGMLGIYVSYNLGLIDFSIKATNVGAIALGGALFGVGWAIAGFCPGTSVGALAEGRIHAFWAILGMMSGAALYAEMFPYLKKTVLTLGNYGKITLPQVLNISPWPVIAVFILVGLAMFAWFEKKGL, from the coding sequence ATGGAACTGATAATGGGGTTAGTGACCGGGGTTATTTTCGGGTTTCTTTTGCAGAAAGGTGAAGTGCTTCGTTTTGAAAAACAGCTTGGCTTTATGCTGCTGCGTGATATGACGATCATCAAATTCATGTTCAGTGCAGTCTTGGTTGGCATGCTCGGCATATACGTCAGTTACAACCTCGGCTTGATTGATTTTTCCATCAAGGCTACAAATGTCGGAGCCATTGCTCTTGGAGGGGCGCTGTTCGGTGTGGGGTGGGCTATCGCCGGATTTTGTCCCGGTACCTCGGTCGGCGCTCTTGCTGAGGGGCGCATTCATGCTTTCTGGGCAATCCTGGGAATGATGAGCGGGGCAGCACTGTACGCTGAGATGTTTCCCTACTTAAAGAAAACAGTATTGACTTTGGGCAATTACGGAAAGATAACTCTTCCTCAGGTACTCAATATTTCCCCTTGGCCTGTCATCGCTGTTTTTATTCTGGTTGGCCTTGCCATGTTTGCCTGGTTTGAGAAGAAAGGGCTGTAG
- a CDS encoding YeeE/YedE thiosulfate transporter family protein, whose product MFSTLSMKRWSPYIAGALVGILATLSVILSTAILDKPKYLGASTTFVRVAGLSEQAIAPEHVKENQYFIKTKVKVDWQMMVVIGIFLGALVSAQLGKSYRVETVPPIWRERFGDNAALRAVAAFIGGAILLFGARLAGGCPSGHGLSGNMQLAVSGLLSLAFFIGAGVVTAKLVYGTRR is encoded by the coding sequence ATGTTTTCAACTTTATCTATGAAGCGATGGAGCCCCTATATTGCTGGTGCACTTGTCGGCATTCTTGCCACCTTGAGTGTAATTTTGAGCACGGCCATCCTGGACAAGCCCAAATACCTTGGGGCCTCGACCACTTTTGTCCGAGTGGCTGGCCTTTCTGAACAGGCCATAGCCCCTGAGCATGTCAAGGAAAACCAGTATTTCATTAAAACCAAGGTTAAGGTCGACTGGCAGATGATGGTGGTCATTGGCATCTTTTTGGGGGCTCTTGTCTCTGCGCAACTCGGGAAAAGTTATCGTGTCGAGACGGTTCCACCAATTTGGCGAGAGCGGTTTGGTGACAACGCCGCACTCCGGGCAGTTGCGGCATTTATTGGCGGTGCCATATTGCTCTTTGGAGCCAGGCTTGCGGGGGGATGCCCAAGTGGGCACGGTCTTTCAGGTAATATGCAGTTGGCAGTCAGTGGATTACTGTCTCTTGCCTTTTTCATTGGAGCAGGCGTCGTAACCGCAAAGCTGGTTTATGGAACAAGGAGGTAA